One genomic region from Jiangella sp. DSM 45060 encodes:
- a CDS encoding ThuA domain-containing protein yields the protein MSRSTRRLTSIVTALALLPTALVGAAAAGTAATAAGATTSAATTAQPEPAEQAAPRFRALVFSKVTNFYHQSIPAGQAAIEQLGAAHDFEVVTTDDSTVFNDADLATFDVVIFNNTNSTPQSGDLLNAEQRAAFQRYIQAGGGFTGLHAATAAERDWAWYEGLVGSIFTNHPPGTNPDGTIDGRVKVTDRVHPSTANLPELWEFEEEWYNWNQRVVGDAHVLAWVDTKVGIAGLTEGPNHPFSWCQIYDGGRSWYTAGGHSPAAFDDAEFVEHLRGGIEWAAGVADGDCGGTVEDSFDKVQIASNPADPMALGFLTENEVVFVERGGAVKVIDQSTLGVTTAGTVPVYTPDSDGLLGVAVDPDFATNRWIYLTYSHATEAKIQISRFDLTTENQLDLASEQVLLEIPTYRQRNRSGVHMGGAMDFDAAGNLYVAIGDNIDPFESGGYAPIDERSGRAHYDAQSTSANTNDLRGKLIRITPTDDGGYTVPDGNLFAPGTAGARPEIYAMGFRNPFRFRVDDATGDVLLGEHSPDARSDSTTRGPQAHGEWNLITEAGNYGWPYCIGPNRPFHDYDFATATAGAPFDCANPVNDSPNNTGLRELPPVVGATMYENYGATPAWPEFGTGGIAPHGGPIYDYDPELDSDTKFPASYDGKWFIAEWDRRWIKTVSVLAEDHVGDRYPSASAGDVYSVDPWGIDQTWIRPMDMDFGPDGSLYVIEWGSNFGGALRGEPNDDSGIYRIDYVAGDRPPTARAAATPSDGQAPLTVQFSSAGSGHPQGLPVTYAWDFGDGGSATEANPSHVYTANGTYQARLTVTDEEGREALAAVQVVVGNTRPVVTVELPPDGGFFEFGDQVPYRVSVEDAEDGSIADGGIACEDVLVQTLLGHDEHAHPLDTVEGCEGVVPTMTDGGHGGDVNLYYVLEGVYVDRGGDGVGTLTGASGVQLRTKRTEAEYYDGNSGVTPLARAGSSAGVRLGEIRPGDWVSYDPVSFHGIDSVTVGASSAGQGGVIEFRKDAPDGDLLGSVEVLSNGSWDVVQELDVPLTDPGGSFELFMVFQARDGYTPGGPDLLSVDWLRYNGDGVAEPRPQCPVGDDEFDGAELDTCRWSRIVREVATDHRLADGRLWVRTTSGGNFGANNSPPVQNQFLQPIGPDEDWLIETKVHAPLEQRYQQVGLQYYQDDGDYVKLDLVADNLPGQPRTLRVELRSETNDVPSATQPNLQPAPANPGDEWWFRLRKSGTTFTGWVSVDGVTWIELPGTVENTGITDGGVGPLHQGRGQTAPVEVGFDHFRVNPDDEPAACPTPDTRTTIVVGDVDSGVPNRALADGCTVGDLILDGEEWTDHGEFVRHVGEVLDQPEVAALLTTRERGAVLRAAAQSTVGTG from the coding sequence ATGTCCCGGAGCACCCGCCGCCTCACCTCGATCGTCACCGCGCTGGCCCTGCTGCCGACCGCCCTGGTCGGCGCGGCCGCGGCCGGCACCGCAGCCACAGCCGCCGGAGCCACCACCAGCGCGGCCACCACCGCGCAGCCGGAGCCGGCCGAGCAAGCGGCGCCGCGGTTCCGCGCGCTCGTGTTCTCCAAGGTCACCAACTTCTACCACCAGTCGATCCCCGCTGGTCAGGCCGCCATCGAGCAACTCGGCGCCGCGCATGACTTCGAGGTCGTCACGACCGACGACTCGACCGTCTTCAACGACGCGGACCTCGCGACGTTCGACGTCGTCATCTTCAACAACACGAACTCGACCCCGCAGAGCGGCGACCTGCTCAACGCTGAGCAGCGGGCCGCGTTCCAGCGCTACATCCAGGCCGGCGGCGGCTTCACCGGCCTGCACGCGGCGACGGCCGCCGAGCGGGACTGGGCGTGGTACGAGGGGCTGGTCGGGTCGATCTTCACCAACCATCCGCCGGGCACGAACCCCGACGGGACCATCGACGGCCGGGTGAAGGTGACCGACCGGGTGCATCCCTCCACGGCGAATCTGCCGGAGCTCTGGGAGTTCGAGGAGGAGTGGTACAACTGGAATCAGCGCGTCGTCGGCGACGCACACGTCCTGGCCTGGGTCGACACCAAGGTCGGCATCGCCGGTCTCACCGAGGGCCCGAACCACCCGTTCTCGTGGTGCCAGATCTACGACGGCGGCCGGTCCTGGTACACCGCGGGCGGCCACAGCCCCGCGGCGTTCGACGACGCCGAGTTCGTCGAGCATCTCAGGGGCGGCATCGAGTGGGCGGCCGGCGTCGCGGACGGCGACTGCGGCGGCACCGTCGAGGACAGCTTCGACAAGGTGCAGATCGCCTCGAACCCGGCCGACCCGATGGCGCTGGGCTTCCTGACCGAGAACGAGGTCGTGTTCGTCGAGCGGGGCGGCGCGGTGAAGGTGATCGACCAGTCGACGCTCGGGGTGACGACGGCGGGGACGGTGCCGGTGTACACGCCCGACTCCGACGGCCTGCTGGGCGTCGCCGTCGACCCGGACTTCGCGACGAACCGGTGGATCTACCTCACCTACTCGCACGCCACGGAAGCGAAGATCCAGATCTCGCGGTTCGACCTGACGACGGAGAACCAGCTCGACCTCGCGTCGGAGCAGGTACTGCTCGAGATCCCGACGTACCGGCAGCGGAACCGGTCCGGCGTGCACATGGGCGGCGCGATGGACTTCGACGCGGCCGGCAACCTGTACGTGGCCATCGGCGACAACATCGACCCGTTCGAGTCCGGCGGCTACGCGCCGATCGACGAGCGCAGCGGCCGGGCGCACTACGACGCGCAGTCGACGTCGGCGAACACGAACGACCTGCGCGGCAAGCTGATCCGCATCACGCCGACCGACGACGGCGGCTACACCGTCCCGGACGGCAACCTGTTCGCGCCGGGGACGGCGGGCGCGCGCCCGGAGATCTACGCGATGGGCTTCCGCAACCCGTTCCGGTTCCGGGTCGACGACGCCACCGGCGACGTCCTGCTGGGCGAGCACTCCCCGGACGCGCGCAGCGACAGCACGACGCGCGGGCCGCAGGCGCACGGCGAGTGGAACCTCATCACCGAGGCCGGCAACTACGGCTGGCCGTACTGCATCGGGCCGAACCGGCCGTTCCACGACTACGACTTCGCGACGGCGACCGCCGGCGCGCCGTTCGACTGCGCGAACCCCGTCAACGACTCGCCGAACAACACCGGCCTGCGCGAGCTGCCGCCGGTGGTGGGCGCGACGATGTACGAGAACTACGGCGCGACGCCCGCCTGGCCGGAGTTCGGCACCGGCGGCATCGCGCCGCACGGCGGCCCGATCTACGACTACGACCCGGAGCTGGACTCCGACACCAAGTTCCCCGCCTCCTACGACGGCAAGTGGTTCATCGCCGAGTGGGACCGGCGCTGGATCAAGACGGTGTCCGTGCTGGCCGAGGACCACGTCGGCGACCGTTACCCGTCCGCGAGCGCGGGCGACGTCTACTCCGTCGACCCGTGGGGCATCGACCAGACCTGGATCCGGCCGATGGACATGGACTTCGGGCCGGACGGCTCGCTCTACGTCATCGAGTGGGGCAGCAACTTCGGCGGCGCGCTGCGCGGTGAGCCGAACGACGACTCCGGCATCTACCGCATCGACTACGTCGCCGGCGACCGGCCGCCGACGGCGCGCGCGGCGGCCACCCCGTCCGACGGGCAGGCGCCGCTGACCGTCCAGTTCTCCAGCGCCGGCAGCGGGCACCCGCAGGGCCTGCCGGTCACGTACGCGTGGGACTTCGGCGACGGCGGCAGCGCCACCGAGGCGAACCCGTCGCACGTCTACACCGCGAACGGCACCTACCAGGCCCGGCTCACCGTCACCGACGAGGAGGGCCGCGAGGCGCTGGCCGCGGTGCAGGTGGTGGTCGGCAACACCCGGCCGGTCGTGACGGTCGAGCTGCCGCCGGACGGCGGGTTCTTCGAGTTCGGCGACCAGGTGCCGTACCGGGTGTCGGTGGAGGACGCGGAGGACGGCTCGATCGCCGACGGCGGCATCGCCTGCGAGGACGTGCTGGTGCAGACGCTGCTCGGCCACGACGAGCACGCCCATCCGCTGGACACCGTCGAGGGCTGCGAGGGCGTCGTCCCGACCATGACCGACGGCGGCCACGGCGGCGACGTCAACCTGTACTACGTGCTCGAGGGCGTCTACGTCGACCGCGGCGGCGACGGCGTCGGCACGCTGACCGGCGCGTCCGGCGTCCAGCTGCGCACCAAGCGCACCGAGGCGGAGTATTACGACGGCAACAGCGGCGTCACGCCGCTGGCCCGGGCCGGCTCCAGCGCCGGGGTGCGGCTGGGCGAGATCCGGCCCGGCGACTGGGTGTCCTACGACCCCGTGAGCTTCCACGGCATCGATTCGGTCACCGTCGGGGCGTCGTCGGCGGGCCAGGGCGGCGTCATCGAGTTCCGCAAGGACGCGCCGGACGGCGACCTGCTCGGCAGCGTCGAGGTGCTCAGCAACGGCAGCTGGGACGTCGTGCAGGAGCTGGACGTGCCGCTGACCGACCCCGGCGGCTCGTTCGAGCTGTTCATGGTCTTCCAGGCGCGCGACGGCTACACGCCGGGCGGCCCGGACCTGCTCTCGGTCGACTGGCTGCGCTACAACGGCGACGGCGTGGCCGAACCGCGTCCGCAGTGCCCCGTCGGCGACGACGAGTTCGACGGCGCCGAGCTGGACACCTGCCGGTGGTCGCGGATCGTCCGCGAGGTGGCCACCGACCACCGCCTCGCCGACGGACGGCTCTGGGTGAGGACGACGTCGGGCGGCAACTTCGGCGCCAACAACTCCCCGCCGGTGCAGAACCAGTTCCTGCAGCCGATCGGCCCGGACGAGGACTGGCTGATCGAGACCAAGGTGCACGCGCCGCTGGAGCAGCGCTACCAGCAGGTCGGGCTGCAGTACTACCAGGACGACGGCGACTACGTGAAGCTCGACCTCGTCGCCGACAACCTGCCCGGCCAGCCGCGGACGCTGCGGGTGGAGCTGCGCTCGGAGACCAACGACGTGCCGTCGGCGACCCAGCCGAACCTGCAGCCGGCGCCGGCCAACCCGGGCGACGAGTGGTGGTTCCGGCTGCGCAAGTCCGGCACGACGTTCACCGGCTGGGTCAGCGTCGACGGCGTCACCTGGATCGAGCTGCCCGGCACGGTCGAGAACACCGGTATCACCGACGGCGGTGTCGGCCCGCTGCACCAGGGGCGAGGTCAGACGGCGCCGGTCGAGGTCGGGTTCGACCACTTCAGGGTGAACCCGGACGACGAGCCGGCCGCCTGTCCCACGCCGGACACCCGGACGACCATCGTCGTCGGCGACGTCGACAGCGGCGTCCCGAACCGGGCGCTGGCCGACGGCTGCACCGTCGGTGACCTCATCCTCGACGGCGAGGAGTGGACCGACCACGGCGAGTTCGTCCGCCACGTCGGCGAGGTGCTCGACCAGCCCGAGGTCGCGGCGCTGCTCACCACGCGGGAACGCGGCGCCGTGCTCCGCGCCGCCGCACAGAGCACCGTCGGCACCGGCTGA
- a CDS encoding multicopper oxidase family protein: MPLGSERRPRRNDRLVVGGLAAVAVLVAAGLVWSSSRLPDTYSVMGMGHAEFGGGPADPVHGGHDGHGWDGPPRQPGDRDVGELTGPRDRPADVAVELVATEDGGRYTLNGTTPGPELRVEQGDLVEVTLVNASVRDGATLHWHGVDVPNAEDGVAGVTQDAVAVGGSHTYRFVAEDAGTYWYHSHQVSHAQVRGGLFGVLVVAPRAGVAAGHDVVAAVHTYGGRPTVNGRDGLRVDAAPGDEVRLRLVNTDNEVKRAWTADVPVRVLAVDGRDVHEPGPVTDAAVTLAAGGRVDLGFAVPADGTAVRVEAGGVAVVAGPPGAADPSASDPPADTVDLLRYGTPAPLGFDPADAGRSFEYRIGRRFGLVDGVPGRYWTINGRMFPDVPMFVVRDGDVVRLRIENSGADNHPMHLHGHHAVVLSRDGEPATGSPWIVDSLDVGRGETYEIAFVADNPGIWLDHCHDLPHAADGLVAHLAYAGVYTPFRIGGPGANEPE; encoded by the coding sequence ATGCCGCTCGGGTCTGAGCGCCGGCCGCGCCGGAACGACCGGCTGGTCGTCGGCGGCCTGGCGGCGGTCGCGGTGCTGGTGGCCGCGGGTCTGGTGTGGTCGTCGAGCCGGCTGCCGGACACGTACTCCGTCATGGGCATGGGGCACGCCGAGTTCGGCGGCGGCCCCGCCGACCCCGTGCACGGCGGGCACGACGGCCACGGCTGGGACGGGCCGCCGCGGCAGCCGGGCGACCGCGACGTCGGCGAACTCACCGGCCCGCGGGACCGGCCGGCCGACGTCGCCGTCGAGCTGGTCGCAACGGAGGACGGCGGCCGGTACACGCTGAACGGCACGACGCCGGGGCCGGAGCTGCGCGTCGAGCAGGGCGACCTCGTCGAGGTGACACTGGTCAACGCGTCGGTGCGGGACGGTGCCACGCTGCACTGGCACGGCGTCGACGTGCCGAACGCCGAGGACGGCGTGGCCGGCGTGACCCAGGACGCCGTCGCCGTCGGCGGGTCGCACACGTACCGGTTCGTCGCCGAGGACGCCGGGACGTACTGGTACCACTCGCACCAGGTGTCGCACGCCCAGGTGCGCGGCGGGCTGTTCGGTGTGCTGGTGGTCGCGCCGCGCGCGGGGGTCGCGGCGGGCCACGACGTCGTCGCGGCCGTGCACACCTACGGCGGCCGGCCGACGGTGAACGGCCGGGACGGGCTGCGGGTCGACGCGGCGCCGGGCGACGAGGTGCGGCTGCGGCTGGTCAACACGGACAACGAGGTCAAGCGGGCGTGGACGGCGGACGTGCCGGTGCGCGTGCTGGCGGTCGACGGGCGCGACGTGCACGAGCCGGGTCCGGTGACGGACGCCGCGGTGACGCTGGCCGCCGGCGGGCGGGTGGACCTCGGGTTCGCGGTGCCGGCGGACGGGACGGCGGTGCGGGTGGAGGCGGGTGGGGTGGCTGTCGTGGCCGGGCCGCCGGGCGCTGCGGACCCGTCCGCGAGCGACCCGCCCGCGGACACCGTCGACCTGCTGCGTTACGGCACGCCGGCGCCGCTCGGCTTCGACCCGGCCGACGCCGGCCGCAGCTTCGAGTACCGGATCGGGCGCCGGTTCGGGCTGGTCGACGGCGTGCCGGGCCGGTACTGGACGATCAACGGGCGGATGTTCCCCGACGTGCCGATGTTCGTGGTCCGCGACGGCGACGTCGTGCGCCTGCGGATCGAGAACTCCGGCGCCGACAACCACCCCATGCACCTGCACGGCCACCACGCCGTCGTGCTCAGCCGCGACGGCGAACCCGCCACCGGCAGCCCGTGGATCGTCGACTCGCTCGACGTCGGACGGGGCGAGACGTACGAGATCGCGTTCGTCGCGGACAACCCGGGGATCTGGCTGGACCACTGCCACGACCTGCCGCACGCCGCCGACGGGCTGGTGGCGCACCTCGCCTACGCCGGGGTGTACACGCCGTTCCGGATCGGCGGGCCCGGCGCGAACGAGCCGGAATGA
- a CDS encoding ABC transporter ATP-binding protein — MTASDGGATVRIRGFGWRYAGRKAWACRGVDLDVAAGERVLLVGPSGAGKSTLLRAVAGLLDPETAAEQEGSVLVDGVPAAAARDRVGMLLQDPEASLVMSRSGDDVAFGLENAGVPADEIWPRVDEALARVGFRHGRDRPTAALSGGEQQRLALAGALVRRPSVLVLDEPTANLDPDGTATVLGAVSASLSGAGTTLLLVEHRVDAAAGMVDRVVVLEPGGGVLDDGPPEEVFGRRGAALAAAGVWVPAPWGPAAPPFRPGPGGDIVLTAGGLTLTYPRTRRPALSSASLTVRHGTAVAVTGPNGSGKSTLAMLLAGLLPPDAGSVLLDGSDRPLHRWRARDLCRRVGTVFQDPEHQFVTRTARDELLVGPRRAGVADDAAERRADELLERLRLTRLAGANPFTLSGGEKRRLSVAAMLTTAPDLLVLDEPTFGQDARTWAELLELFVGLRVGGTAIVAVTHDEAFAGALADARVTVSDGALRDVVEVRS; from the coding sequence ATGACGGCGTCAGACGGCGGCGCCACGGTCCGGATCCGCGGCTTCGGCTGGCGCTACGCCGGCCGTAAGGCGTGGGCGTGCCGCGGCGTCGACCTGGACGTCGCGGCCGGTGAGCGGGTGCTGCTGGTCGGGCCGTCGGGTGCGGGGAAGTCGACGCTGCTGCGCGCGGTCGCCGGGCTGCTGGACCCCGAGACGGCGGCGGAGCAGGAGGGCTCCGTCCTCGTCGACGGCGTCCCGGCGGCGGCCGCGCGGGACCGCGTCGGCATGCTGCTGCAGGACCCGGAGGCGTCGCTGGTGATGTCGCGCTCCGGCGACGACGTCGCGTTCGGGCTGGAGAACGCCGGTGTGCCGGCCGACGAGATCTGGCCGCGGGTGGACGAGGCGCTGGCGCGGGTCGGCTTCCGCCACGGACGCGACCGGCCGACGGCGGCGCTGTCCGGCGGCGAGCAGCAGCGGCTGGCGCTGGCCGGCGCGCTGGTGCGCCGCCCGTCGGTGCTGGTGCTGGACGAGCCGACCGCCAACCTCGACCCCGACGGCACGGCGACGGTGCTCGGCGCCGTCTCGGCGTCGCTGAGCGGCGCGGGCACGACGCTGCTGCTGGTCGAGCACCGGGTCGACGCCGCGGCCGGGATGGTCGACCGGGTCGTCGTGCTGGAGCCGGGCGGCGGCGTGCTCGACGACGGGCCGCCCGAGGAGGTGTTCGGCCGGCGCGGCGCCGCGCTCGCCGCGGCCGGCGTGTGGGTTCCGGCGCCGTGGGGCCCGGCCGCTCCCCCGTTCCGGCCCGGCCCCGGCGGCGACATCGTGCTGACGGCCGGCGGCCTCACCCTGACCTACCCGCGCACCCGGCGACCCGCGCTGTCGTCGGCGTCGCTGACGGTGCGGCACGGCACCGCGGTCGCCGTCACCGGGCCGAACGGCAGCGGCAAGTCGACACTGGCGATGCTGCTGGCCGGCCTGCTGCCGCCGGACGCGGGGTCGGTGCTGCTCGACGGGTCGGACCGGCCGCTGCACCGGTGGCGGGCGCGCGACCTGTGCCGCCGGGTCGGGACGGTGTTCCAGGACCCGGAGCACCAGTTCGTCACCCGCACCGCCCGCGACGAGCTGCTGGTCGGGCCGCGGCGGGCCGGCGTCGCGGACGACGCGGCGGAACGGCGGGCCGACGAGCTACTGGAACGGCTGCGGCTGACCCGGCTGGCCGGCGCGAACCCGTTCACGCTGTCCGGTGGCGAGAAGCGGCGGCTGTCGGTCGCGGCGATGCTGACGACCGCGCCGGACCTGCTGGTGCTGGACGAGCCGACGTTCGGGCAGGACGCGCGGACGTGGGCGGAGCTGCTCGAGCTGTTCGTGGGGTTGCGGGTGGGCGGGACGGCGATCGTGGCGGTGACGCACGACGAGGCGTTCGCGGGAGCCCTGGCCGACGCCCGGGTGACGGTGTCGGACGGCGCGCTGCGCGACGTCGTGGAGGTGCGGTCGTGA
- a CDS encoding MarR family winged helix-turn-helix transcriptional regulator encodes MTASKDTDQWVTPEQLEVWRLFIRAQSRVMRRLEADLLTSHDLPLAWYDVLVRLLEADGRRLRMSELAERVMLSPSGLTRLVDRMVDEGLLERTQAERDGRGFYAVLTDAGYERLREATGTHLRGVHDYVVGRFDDVELATLSQLLRRIEP; translated from the coding sequence ATGACGGCCAGCAAGGACACCGATCAGTGGGTCACTCCTGAGCAGCTCGAGGTGTGGCGTCTGTTCATCCGCGCCCAGTCCCGGGTCATGCGGCGCCTCGAAGCTGACCTCCTCACCAGCCACGACCTCCCGCTCGCCTGGTACGACGTGCTGGTGCGCCTGCTCGAGGCCGACGGCCGGCGGCTGCGCATGAGCGAGCTGGCCGAGCGCGTCATGCTCTCGCCCAGCGGTCTCACCCGCCTCGTCGACCGCATGGTCGACGAGGGCCTGCTCGAACGCACCCAGGCCGAACGCGACGGCCGCGGCTTCTACGCGGTGCTGACGGACGCGGGGTACGAGCGGCTGCGCGAGGCCACCGGCACCCACCTCCGCGGCGTCCACGACTACGTCGTCGGCCGCTTCGACGACGTGGAACTGGCGACGCTGTCGCAGCTGCTCCGGCGCATCGAGCCCTGA
- a CDS encoding energy-coupling factor transporter transmembrane protein EcfT: protein MVQTHLSTDATAPLARRNPVAKLAAALIPSMLLLVSVDPVSAGLLLAAWLASVPAWGVGWSGLLRRLWPLGVAVVMVSLGNAVFTARKGGATLLEAGPLLITSESLATGATAGLRVAAIALPGVLAVLTIDPVDLADSLVRHLRVPARFAYGSLAAFRLAPLLAAEWEVLGRARRARGLGGDRNPLRALTVLGGRLFALLVGAVRRGTHLAVAMDARGFAASAHRTCARRPVFGPADVALLAASALLTAVAVGVALATGAWSPVLS from the coding sequence CTGGTGCAGACCCACCTGTCCACCGATGCCACCGCACCGCTGGCCCGCCGCAACCCCGTCGCGAAGCTGGCCGCCGCGCTGATCCCGTCGATGCTGCTGCTGGTCAGCGTCGACCCGGTGTCGGCGGGGCTGCTGCTGGCGGCCTGGCTGGCGTCCGTCCCGGCCTGGGGCGTCGGCTGGTCCGGGCTGCTGCGCCGGCTGTGGCCGCTCGGCGTCGCGGTCGTCATGGTGAGCCTCGGGAACGCCGTGTTCACCGCGCGCAAGGGCGGCGCGACGCTTCTGGAGGCCGGGCCGCTGCTGATCACGTCGGAGAGCCTGGCCACCGGCGCGACGGCCGGCCTGCGGGTGGCGGCCATCGCACTGCCCGGCGTGCTGGCGGTGCTGACCATCGATCCGGTCGACCTCGCCGACTCGCTGGTCCGGCACCTGCGAGTCCCGGCCCGGTTCGCCTATGGGTCGCTGGCTGCGTTCCGGCTGGCGCCGCTGCTGGCCGCCGAGTGGGAGGTGCTCGGCCGGGCCCGGCGCGCCCGCGGTCTCGGCGGCGACCGGAACCCGCTGCGTGCGCTGACGGTGCTCGGCGGACGGTTGTTCGCACTACTGGTGGGTGCGGTGCGGCGGGGGACGCACCTGGCCGTCGCGATGGACGCGCGCGGCTTCGCGGCGTCGGCACACCGCACGTGCGCCCGGCGGCCGGTGTTCGGGCCGGCGGACGTGGCACTGCTCGCCGCGTCGGCCCTGCTGACCGCCGTCGCCGTCGGGGTGGCGCTGGCGACCGGCGCGTGGTCGCCCGTGCTGTCCTGA
- a CDS encoding Mrp/NBP35 family ATP-binding protein — MSALPTVDDVTAALAGVKDPEIKRPITELNMVKSVDVAADGRVTVAVYLTVAGCPLRDTITRDVTAAVMALQGSTSVEVVLDVMSAEQRKELSQQLRGGAPEREIPFTKPDSLTRVYAVASGKGGVGKSSVTANLAAAMAADGVRVGLVDADIYGHSIPRMFGVEGSQPTVVERMIMPVPAHGVKLISTEMFKPDRDIPVAWRGPMLHRALQQFLTDVYWGDLDVLLLDLPPGTGDVAISLAQLLPNAEIVVVTTPQLAAAEVAERAGSIAMQTHQQVAGVIENMSFLPCPHCGPEHRLELFGSGGGQRVADGLSKRLGSTVPLLGEIPIDTRLREGGDAGTPLVLDEADAPAAATLRQVAKRLSHRQRGLAGMSLSLSPAG; from the coding sequence ATGAGTGCGCTCCCCACCGTCGACGACGTCACCGCGGCCCTGGCCGGGGTGAAGGATCCGGAGATCAAGCGGCCCATCACCGAGCTGAACATGGTGAAGTCGGTCGACGTCGCGGCCGACGGGCGGGTCACGGTCGCGGTCTACCTCACGGTGGCCGGCTGTCCGCTGCGCGACACCATCACCCGCGACGTCACCGCGGCCGTCATGGCGCTGCAGGGCAGCACGTCCGTCGAGGTGGTGCTCGACGTCATGTCGGCCGAGCAGCGCAAGGAGCTGTCCCAGCAGCTGCGCGGCGGCGCGCCGGAGCGGGAGATCCCGTTCACCAAGCCCGACTCGCTCACCCGCGTCTACGCGGTCGCGTCCGGCAAGGGCGGGGTCGGCAAGTCGTCGGTCACGGCGAACCTCGCCGCCGCCATGGCGGCCGACGGCGTCCGGGTGGGGCTGGTCGACGCCGACATCTACGGCCACTCCATCCCGCGCATGTTCGGGGTCGAGGGGTCGCAGCCGACGGTGGTCGAGCGCATGATCATGCCGGTCCCGGCGCACGGCGTGAAGCTGATCTCGACGGAGATGTTCAAGCCCGACCGCGACATCCCGGTCGCCTGGCGCGGGCCCATGCTGCACCGCGCGCTGCAGCAGTTCCTCACCGACGTCTACTGGGGCGACCTCGACGTCCTGCTGCTCGACCTCCCGCCCGGCACCGGCGACGTCGCCATCTCGCTGGCGCAGCTGCTGCCCAACGCCGAGATCGTGGTCGTCACGACACCGCAGCTGGCGGCCGCCGAGGTGGCCGAGCGGGCCGGGTCCATCGCCATGCAGACGCACCAGCAGGTGGCCGGCGTCATCGAGAACATGTCGTTCCTGCCGTGCCCGCACTGCGGCCCGGAGCACCGCCTCGAGCTGTTCGGCAGCGGCGGCGGGCAGCGCGTGGCCGACGGCCTGTCGAAGCGGCTCGGCTCCACGGTGCCGCTGCTCGGCGAGATCCCCATCGACACCCGGCTGCGCGAGGGCGGCGACGCCGGCACGCCATTGGTGCTGGACGAGGCGGACGCCCCGGCGGCGGCCACGCTGCGGCAGGTGGCCAAGCGGTTGTCGCACCGCCAGCGCGGCCTGGCCGGCATGTCGCTCAGCCTCTCCCCGGCGGGCTGA
- a CDS encoding response regulator transcription factor, whose translation MTETLPPRILVVDDEPNLAELLTAALRYEGWATTTALTGQDAIRSAIDEAPDAVVLDVMLPDVDELGVLRRIRAHRPGVPVLFLTARDAVEDRVTGLTAAGDDYATKPISLEELVARLRGLLRRAGAALPAEVSVLAVGDLVMDEDAHEVRRAGQPVRLTATEFELLRFLMRNPRRVLSKAQILDRVWQYDLGGQQNIVELYISYLRRKIDKGREPMIHTVRGVGYLIEPAAEAGR comes from the coding sequence ATGACTGAGACGCTGCCGCCGCGGATCCTCGTCGTCGACGACGAGCCGAACCTCGCCGAATTGCTCACCGCCGCGCTGCGCTACGAGGGCTGGGCGACGACGACGGCGCTGACCGGGCAGGACGCGATCCGGTCCGCCATCGACGAGGCGCCGGACGCCGTCGTGCTGGACGTCATGCTGCCCGACGTCGACGAGCTCGGCGTGCTGCGGCGCATCCGGGCACACCGTCCCGGCGTGCCGGTGCTGTTCCTCACCGCACGCGACGCGGTCGAGGACCGGGTCACCGGCCTCACCGCCGCCGGCGACGACTACGCGACGAAGCCGATCAGCCTGGAGGAGCTGGTGGCCCGGCTGCGCGGGCTGCTCCGCCGCGCCGGGGCGGCGCTCCCCGCGGAGGTGTCCGTGCTGGCCGTCGGCGATCTGGTGATGGACGAGGACGCACACGAGGTGCGGCGGGCCGGCCAGCCGGTCAGGCTCACCGCCACCGAGTTCGAGCTGCTGCGCTTCCTCATGCGCAACCCGCGCCGGGTGCTGTCCAAGGCGCAGATCCTGGACCGCGTCTGGCAGTACGACCTCGGCGGCCAGCAGAACATCGTCGAGCTGTACATCTCGTACCTGCGGCGCAAGATCGACAAGGGCCGCGAGCCGATGATCCACACCGTCCGCGGGGTCGGCTACCTGATCGAACCCGCCGCCGAGGCGGGCCGGTGA